The stretch of DNA GGCTGTTCCGGGCCATGTCTGCTTCAAGCCGGGCACAGTCCAACTAATTCTTGACAGTTTTTTGGAGACGAACAGGGGGGCAAACTGTCGCTCGCAACTTGAAGATAATCATGCGGTGGTCTGTCCAGCAGTCAGCACCTCGCATTGCACGGGTGATGTGCACGTCCTTGGTGTCCTTGCGTCCCACGATGACGTAATCCAGCAGATGCCATTGCTTGTATTGTGGGTGCATCCAGGaagccttgtgtttatttttctgttgGAAGATTGTGTTGGTGATTGTCAGGTCATGCTCAGCACAGAGAATGAGTAGCCTCATTCCATTGCTGGTAACCTTCCCGATACCATGCTtcccgcctcaacggtggaccaggcggaagatggcggcagcggaatgcaccacaacggctgggaaggcggatgaaggctgcagcaaagacgggtccccagtcgtcttggtctccatgccactggaccctggcccgctcaatgccaaggactgtgtggtggctgaccgtgcaccagtctccccacattaaaagattccacgcacaggcgtcctccatatagggaatccaccctaacatcccggatggaggacagtcatactcgtttcgagtgaccgccgacgacgaccaTGCTTCCCAATCACTCCTTTCCATATGAGGTGTTTTTTTCCCACCCTGGCAATAAAATGTGGCATTTTGTCACTGCTAGGGATGCGCTGTAGGGCCTCATCTAGTTCCTGGTAGAAGTGGTCCTTTGCCTCATTCTTGAATGGTAGACTTGGCGCATGGGCACTGAGAAGAGTTGCATAGCGGAGTTTTGCCAGGGGGATACGGATAGACGATGATGAGTCTTTCACTTATGCCGGTAGGTGTTTCAGTGAAAACTGGGTAGCAGGCTGTTTTTTAATGCCAAACCAACACCATGGTGATGCGGACCTTCTGTAGGGTAACCCTTCTAAAAAAAGGTATAACCCTGGCCTTCTTCCATAAGGAATCCCTCATCCAGAAGTCTGGTCTCACTCAAGGCGGTGATGTCAATTCCATAACATCTGAGCTCAGCAGCAACAAGCGCAGTTCTTCTTTGCGGCCTGTCAGGGTTGTTGTCCAGAAGGGTTCTGATGTTCCACGTAGCCAATTTCAAGggaacttgtttattttttgtttttcgaccGCCCTTACCGGAATGTCCCGGTAAGTGCGGTTTCCTACCCGGGTTGTGAAGAGTGGGCAAtgtttaggccaccttttctaggccttccCCCAACTTTGGGGTGAGCCGTGTGGCTCCTAAATAGGGATGCTCAGTCATACAGGGGTCTGCCGAAATCAGCTGCCACTCAAATCCCACCAGATCTATCTAGAGGCTCCCAGTTCATTCTAACTTGCCCCCGTTATCCGACATCCTGACGCCGCCAGACTTTGTACTTCAGAATCCATTGCTGTTCTGGATCCACCAAGGTCAGAAGCAGAGACCTGTGCGGTGATACGTTTTAAGTGGCTTTGGGGGTGCACAGTTCCCAGCCGCACTATCTTCGCCACAAAGAGATGGAGCCTAGTGGCAAGGGGGAAACCCAGGATAACAAGCACCTCTTCATAGCTGCAGGAGACCGCCGGAACACTCAGTCTGTCGTGGCCCGCCTAAGTGTGCCTCCATCACTGTgtttttctctcagggtgtgctcttCTAGCCCTTGTCTTCCTGAACTTACCCGCAAGGCAGCGGGTCGATCCCCTACCTTTTAGCCTGAAGTCACGAGACTCCAGTTACCATGTGCTGCCACGAGGAGGCAAGGTGAGGGGTTTTGGTGAAGATGAGGCTATGTACTGACCTCGGAAGGCTTACACACTCAACTTCCTTTACCCAGCTGGGTCAGCCAGCGGCAGGAGCTATGCATCACATGCAACGTCTCTCTAGCATGCTGCACTCGACGCATCACTACACCCTGAGAGCCAGGCccgctacacacatacatacatacatatatacatatatacatacataaatacttacatacagtacatacatacacacatacatacataaatacatatgtgggggacatacttatatacacacgtacacacatacatacatacatatatacatacatacacacacacatacatacatacatatatatacatacatacatatatacatacatatatacatacgtacatacttacatatgtatacatacctacatacttacatatatacatacatacatacttacatatgctTAAGGTTGTCCATCGTATCCGATGACGACAATCCATCTCTATGTTTTGTGAGTCCTCATGTGGCTGAATAGTCCACTCCGTGATCCACATGATCTGCCGCAAACAGAGCAGGTGAAGGCACTGACTGGGGGTGCAGGTGTGGCAATGGCTTCATGCCTTCTTTGACGTTCCCTGGCTCGTTGACCACTGCGGTCCTCCTCAAGCTTATGAACTCCTTGTTGGAGGAGCTGCCGCCAGGTGGAACGTTGGGCTGCAGTGTCCTCCAGCTGGGTCGGGTTCAGGCCGCATTTCTTCATGACAGTCTTCATTTGATCTTTATAATGCTTTTTTGGGCCTCCTGCCAAGCGGTGACCAAGATGAAGCTGACCATAAAGCACCTTGCGTGGTAAGCGTTCTTCTGGCATCCTGATAACGTGGCCTAGCCAGCGAAGTTGGTGCTGGGTGACTGTAGCCTCCACACTGGTGCAGTTGGTCTTGCAGAGTACTTCAGTGTGGGGGACTTTGTCCTTCCAGGATATCCCCAGGATGCATTGTAAGCGCCTGATGTGGAAGGCCTCCAGCATCCTGAGGTGGCAGCTGTACAGGGTCCACGCTTCACAGCTGTAGAGGAGTGTCGTCATGACCACAGCTAAATAGACCGCTACCTTGGTATGTAGCTTAAGGTCTTTGTTCTAGAAGACCCTTCCCCTGAGTCTGCCAAAAGATGCTGATGCCTGCTTGATCCGGTTTTGAACCTCCCTGTCGATAATGCAATCGTCAGAGAGAAAGCTGCCAAGGTATTTGAAAGAGTCCACTACTGCTAGTGGTTTATTGTCGATGGTGAAGGTTGGTGGATGAGGTGGAGGAGTGGATGCCCACTGGCATATTACCTCGGTTTTTGCCACGTTGACAGAGAGGCCCAGTCTGCCATAAGCACTTGCAGCGGCTGAGAGGGTAGCTTGCAGCGCTTCCGGTGTGTGGGCCACAACTGTGCAGTCATCGGCGTATTGGAGTTCGATGACTTGCACTGGTGTGACTTTTGTGACTGCTTGGAGCCTCCGGATGTTAAACAGGTTCCCGTCAAGTCGGAAGTCAACGGTAACGCCACTGCCCTTTTGATCCTCTCATGAAGCAGCAGTGTCACACACAGGAGGAAGATATTAAACAAGACTGGAGCAAGAACACATCCCTGGCGTACACCGGTGCACACCTTAAAGGGTTCTGATTCCTGGCGGCCAATAGTCACACGTGACATCATCCCTTCATGGAATTGCCTTAGGATGTTGACAAACTTCTGTGGGCAGCCGAACTTCAGGAGGATATTCCAGAGAAGCTCCCTGTTGACGGTGTCAAAAGCCTTCGACAGATCAATGAAAGCAACAAAGAGTTCCTGGTGCTGCTCCCTACACTTCTCCTGAAGCTGCCGTGTTGTGAACACCATGTCCACAGTGCTCCTGTTCTTCCTGAAACCACATTGTGACTCCGGCAACAGGTCTTCCGTGATGTTGTTCACCAGCCTGTGTAGCATGACTTTAGCCAGGACTTTACCAGCAACAGCCAGAAGTGAAATGCCACGACTGTTGCCACAGAGGGACTTGTCCCCCTTGCCTTTGTAGATGGTGATAATATTGGCATCTCTCCACTGCTGAGGGACAGTTTCATGCTTCCACACTTTGCTGATGACAGAAAAAAGCGCACGGATGGAAAGGTAGCCTCCTTGCTTGAAGATCTCTGCAGGGATGCTGTCAGGACCAGGGGTCTTGTTGTCTTTCAGAGACCTTATTGCACTCTTAACCTCTCCAAAGGTTGGTGGAAGGTCAAGGTCTTGGATGGTTGGGTAGTCAGGTAGTTCCTCCAGAACTGAGGGGTCTGTTGGGGCGGGCTAATTTAGCAGAGTTTCAAAATGTTCTGCCAATCTTTTGGTGATGAGCTTCTGGTCTTCTATGAGGGTTGTACCATCGTTAGACTTCAGCGGGGAGACAGCGCAGTTTCTTGGGCCATAGATGGTTTTCATTGCATCGTAAAAGTTGTGCATATCATTTTTGTTGGCATGAGATTGTATTTCAGCTGCCTTTGATATCCACCACTCATTCTTCAGGGCACGCAATTTTGACTGCACATCCCTTCTGGATGTTTGCCATTGCTGTCGGAGCACAGCTGAAGTGGGGTTGTTGAGTACAGCATTGTGtgctgtgtgcatgtgtttgagcATGGTGGTTATTGTGGCTGTGTTGTCATCAAACCAGTCCTAATGCTTTCTGCGCTTATAGCCAATGGATTGGGATGCTGCCTCATAGAGCCTGGAGCTGATAGAGGTCCATTTGTCGTCAATGGAGTCATCACTCTCCAGAATATGCTCAATGTCTTCCAGGTTTTTGGCCAGAGAGAGACGGAGATTGTCCCGAGCCATTGGATCTGCTAGCTGGGTACAGTAAAGCCTCTTTTTCCCTGACTTTTGAAGACGGATAGTAGGGCGTACTTGCACCCGGAGCCTGGTTATGATGAGCCTGTGGTCGGTCCAACACTCAGCTCCTCTCATTGCACGAGTTAGTGATACGTCTTTTATGTCTGAGCGTCTCACAATGGTGTAATCaatcaggtgccaatgtttggagcgtgggtgcatccaggatgttttgtgcttattttttagttggaagatggtgtttgtgatggtCAAGTCATGCTCAGCACAGAGGCTTGGCAGCCGTAGGCCGTTAGCATTGGCTTGTCCAATGCCATGCTTGCCAATAACACCACTCCACACCTTGTTGTCCTTCCCCACTCTGGCATTGAAATCGCCCAACAAAAAGATCTTGTCCTCCTTAGGTGTGCGACGGAGGGCCTCATCTAATGCCTGGTAGAAGCGGTCTTTAACATCTTCCTTTGATGGTAGCGTCGGTGCATTGGCACTAAGAAGGGTGGCATTTCTTTTCTTAGCTAGAGGGATCCTGAGTGACATGAGCCTTTCACTTATGCCAACCGGTGCTTCTGGGAGTTTTGGTAGgaggctgttttttattgcaagtcccACACCGTGCTGATGCTCTCCTCCTGGAGGGTATCATTTCCAAAAGAAAGTGTAACCTTGCCCTTCTTACTTCAGGGATCCTTCATCCAGGAGTCTGGTTTCACTAAGTGCAGCAATATCAACATTGTAGCGGTTAAGTTCCGCTGCAATGAGTGCAGTTCTGCGCTGGGGTCTATCAGTGGTAACGCTAGTGTCCAGGAGTGTCCTTATGTTCCATGATGCCAGTTTAAGAGGGATTATTTTCTTTGCTTTATTTCGACCGCGGAGTGGAATTCCCGACAGGTGCGGTAGCCTGTCCAGGATGGTTTTGAGTGGGCAATGTttgggccaccttttctaggcctttcCCCAGTTGGGGTGAGCAGTGCAATCCTTAATAGGGCTGCTCAGGCGTACAGGAGTCTGCTGAGAGCAGCTGCCACTCAATATCAGCTACTAGCGACCATAGATAGCCCTGTACCGCTGGTGTGCAGGGTTCTGACTAGGAGCTTCCGGTGCATTCATACCTGCTCCCGTTATCAGACACCCCATCGCCACCAGATTTGTTTCATTTCTGGTAGCTGGTCTCACCGAGGCAGAGATGAATACCTGCACAGAGGAGCTTGTTTAAAGTGCCACTGGGGGTGCGCATGTCCCAGCAGCACTTCTTCACTGTGAGAGGGTGGGATCCGGTGGCAAGGGgaacccaggacgaccggcactCTTCCACAGTtgcaggaggctgccggagctccAGTTTTTTGGAGGACCGCCTGTCGTGTGCCGCCAACCACGTTGCTTTTctttcagggtgtgctcccctagcctttgtCTTCCTAGACttacccacaaggcagcgggtcttcgccgtatccctggctagggggcagtcaggtactaggcctttgccaagggccacctggggtaacagtagttaaggggttaacctcctagtgccccaagaccccccaaagaagagcctccactgccggatgcactttaacgtcatgcccaggacacatacctacatatatacatatgtatgtacgtatgtatatgtatgtatacttacatatatacatacatatacatacatacatacttacatatatacatacatacatacacacatacatccttacatacacacatacatacagtacatacatacatacatacttacataaatacatacatacatacatacatacttacttacatatatacatacatacttacatacatatatacatacatacatacatacatacattggcTTGCCAGGTGTgagatgtgtgcatgtgtgtgcaggtgttgtgttgccaggtgtgtgatgtgtgcatgtgtgtgcaggTGTTGTGTTGCCAGGTGTGTGACGTGTGCAAGTGTTGGATTGCCAGGTGTGTGATGTGCGCAGGTGGGTCCAGGTGTTGTGTTGCCAGGTGTGTgacgtgtgcacgtgtgtgtgacgTGTGCACGTGTGTGCAGACGACCACCTGCTGCTGCTGTGCTCGTCCTTACAGTGGCAGGTGTTTGAGGAGGAGAACCGGGCGGTGGTGCGACTGCTGGCAGGAGAGAATGTGGAGATCAGTCGCAGTTTGGACCCCAGCAGCTGCAAGCAGTTCATACCTGTGGACAACTTCCTGCACTGCAGGTGGGACGCCCACACCCTTTCAAACAGGAGGTCGCCTACAGCCGTGGCATGTGTTGGTGTGGTCCCCCAGGTCCTACCTGGACATGGTGAAGGTGTTTGTGTTCAGCTACTTCTTCTGGCTGGTGCTGTGTCTGATCTTCATCACGGGCACCACGCGCATCAACATCTTCTGTCTGGGCTACCTGGTGGCCTGCTTCTACTTCATGCTCTTCGGCAGCAGCGTGCTCATGCAGCCCGTCAAGTACATCCTGCGCCTGTGGGACTGGCTCATCGCCTACACCTGCTTCGTCATCGCCATGAAGAACGTGGTGTCGGTCAGTACATCATGGTCCAGGCCTCCACGAGTGCTGCCGCTACTGGGGAACTGCGGTTCATAGAAATGTGCTTTTCACTGTGTGTGTTCAGCTGGGTTCCTGCGCTCTCCTGGACAGTTTGTTGAAGAATGGCTGCTGGTTGATTCAGGCCTTCAGCATGTTCTGTACCATTAAAGGCTACGACCTCCGTGAGTACACCACCACTATTATCTCCATATTGTACCACCATGTCAATATTATCTCCATAATGTGCCACCATGCCCTATTATCTCCATAATGTACCACCATGTCAATCTTATATCCATAATGTACCACCATGTCAATATTATCTCCATAATGTACCACTACGTCAATATTATCTCCATAATGTACCACCATGTCCTATTATCTCCATAATGTACCACCATGTCCTATTATCTCCATAATGTACCATCATGTCAATCTTATCTCCATAATGTACCACCATGTCAATATTACTCTTACATATTATGTCCATAATGTACCACCATGTCAATGTTACtgtgaggggcgtggcctgcgggactGCAGCAAGGTgggatgtgccaggaccggcttcgagattagcgacaggtgcgtagatgacacagctgagagtgtttgtctgatgacctgtcgctctgttaaagggagcagtcgggaaggagaaggtTGTTGATGGTCGTGGAGGGTGGCGAGTTGGCAGCGGAGCACGAGCGAAAGGCTGCAGAGAAACCAGTTGTGTGCTCACTGAGAGGGACGGACATTTGCTGAAAAGCATAAGGAactatttattgcaaaataaatcattgtgtgCAAACATGACCGAAGCTGTCACGTCCGTCTGTGGTGATCCAAGGAACCCtggggagcaagacctccacaatttggcgcccaacCTGGCTGGACCACCGGAGGTGGGGGAGGACGACCCCCTGACGGCTCTCGCGGGCGTGGTCGCTAAGGTGGCAGCGAGCAGCCGCCAACAGCTCGAGGTAGCCCGCCAACAGTGCGAGGTCCTGCGGGCGTTGGCGGACCAGATGGGCGGAGCACGGCCAATACCAACGGCTGTCTCCATACACCGCATGGGGGAGGAAGAGGAACCCCTTgcctttttggacatttttgcggCCACGGCAAGAGCATGTGCGTGGCCGGAGGAAGAGTGGGGGAGGCGCACCGTGCAGCGCTCAGCCTGCCAGCGGCATCCAGAATGCGCTTCACAGACCTTAGGAGGGCGGTGCTGGACCGGACGGGATGCACCGTCGAAGATTACCGGCGCCGGTTACGGTCCATGCGTCTGGGAAAGGAGGACCGGCCATTCACCTTTGGTCAGCGGCTCCGGGACGCAGCGACGCGCTGGCTGCAGCCGGGAGAAGGAGATGGCAGGCTGCTGGATCAGATCATCCGGGAGCAGTTCCTGGAGGCGATCCCGACGAAGACGGCCAACTGGGTCCGGTACCACCGGCCCCGGGACCTGGCAGCTGCGGTGACCCTCGCCGAGGACCACCTGGCCGTCCACCGCGAGGTGCAACCGGCACCAACGGCGCACGGACAGAGCGTGCAACATAAGAAGGAGAGCGTAGAGCACATTCCCCACCTTAACCCGCGTAACACTCCTTCTGCTCTTTCTTCGCAGGTCCCGGCTGCTTCCCTCAGAACATCTCCCGGGCAGACGGCCCCTCAAACGCttgggcaggcgtgctggaggcgTGGGCGGCCCGGTCGCGCGCGTCAGGAACCTCAGCAGGTGGAAGTGGGGCGCGTGGCCGGGGTGGCCGGCCCTTCAGTGCCCTCCCCCGGCCCGGGTGAGACGTATGGTATCAAGGTAACAATACAAGGGAGTACATACCAGgcaatggtggattcgggctgcgggcagaccatgatccaccagaacctggttcgacccggggctttgaggcaTGCCACACGGCTAAAAATCAGgtgtgttcatggggatgtgcacgagtaccctatGGTGCCAGTAGAAATTTGGTATGAGGGACAAAAGCATAGGGTCGAGGTAGCTGTAAGTACGCACCTCTCGCACCCCGTAATTTTGGGCATAAATTGGCCGGGGTTTAACCGTTTACTGACACAATGCGtgggggtgcgttcacggacCGTAGGAAGGGGGAATATCCGCGCGGTTCTCAGTGGCGACGCGAGTCCATCCGACACTGCCGAGCGGGAAACGGCGGGGGCTTCGCGGGAGACCCCCCCGGCCCCCCACTGGCACCCAACGGAGGATTTTCCCCTTGAGCAGTCCCGTGATGAGACTTTGCgcgcggcctgggaccaggtggattacatcgacggtcagctggtgcgcccgggaacaGCGCGGGTATTTCCTCACTTCTCAGTTATTAGAGATAGATTATaccgagtgagccgtgacactcaaacaggagaggaaatcacccagttgttggtgccgaaacgccgccgggaaatggttttccaggcgtcGCACTACAGTCCCATGGCTGGCCACATGGGGTAtaataaaacactcaatcgggtgatggtccgattctattggccgggcatccgagcagacgtgcgccgctggtgcgctgcctgcccggactgtcAGCTGGTGAACCCGGCGGCCACCCCAAGGGCGCCCTTGCGGCCATtgccgctcatggaggtcccctTCGAAAGAATGGCTATGGACCTCATCGGAACAATTCCACCCGAGCACACAGGGCTAtcgctttgtgttagtcctggtggattacgcaacgggctatcccgaagcagtgcctcttcgctccatctctgcaaagagtgtagcgcaggccctgtttcaggtcatctcccgagttggaatcccgaaagagattctgactgaccagggcacgtcctttatgtcatgcACGATAAAGGAACTGTACGGGTTattgggaattaaagcgatccgcaccagcgtgtaccacccacagagacagatgggctggtggagcggctaaataagacgctaaaaaccatgatccgtaagtttacgcacaaggacaaaccaaattgggataaatggctggatcccctaatgtttgcgatgcgggaggtaccccaAGCCTCCACAGGCTTTGCGCCTTTTGAGTTATTATACGGCAGGAAACCGCGCGGGGTGTTGGACGTGATTAAGGAAAGTtgggaggagggtccaagctccagcaaGAACGAAATTCAGTATGTTATGGACATGCGAGCAcaactccacacggtggggcacttATCACGGGAGAATTTGCTCCGCGCCCAGGAACGGCAGCAACGCACGTATAACAGGGGCACCCAGCTAagaaaattttcaccgggagaaaaagtacttgtatta from Entelurus aequoreus isolate RoL-2023_Sb linkage group LG01, RoL_Eaeq_v1.1, whole genome shotgun sequence encodes:
- the LOC133656778 gene encoding uncharacterized protein LOC133656778, whose amino-acid sequence is MCVAGGRVGEAHRAALSLPAASRMRFTDLRRAVLDRTGCTVEDYRRRLRSMRLGKEDRPFTFGQRLRDAATRWLQPGEGDGRLLDQIIREQFLEAIPTKTANWVRYHRPRDLAAAVTLAEDHLAVHREVQPAPTAHGQSVQHKKESVEHIPHLNPRNTPSALSSQVPAASLRTSPGQTAPQTLGQACWRRGRPGRARQEPQQVEVGRVAGVAGPSVPSPGPGETYGIKADASGRGLGAVLSQQVEGVDRPILYISRKLSEREARYSTVERECLAIRWAVGALRYYLLGRSFSLCSDHKPLQWLQRMKDANARITRWYLALQPYNFRLIHRPGVQMAVADFLSLTGGGGGEWARPDSVPA